Genomic segment of Arctopsyche grandis isolate Sample6627 chromosome 3, ASM5162203v2, whole genome shotgun sequence:
TTCTGATGAGAATGACATTAGCGAGTTTCCATTGACTCGGAAAATAGCAGATTCTGTTGGTGGCATTTAGTATAGCTGTGAGTGCAGCGATGGCTTTTTGAGGGAGTTCTTTTAGAGCTTTGTTGGAGATTCCGTCAGGGCCAGGGGCCTTTTTGGCGGCGAtgcttttgataatattttggaCTTCAAGCGGCGAAGTGGCGACAATGGGTACTGGGGCTGGGTTTTCGAGGTAGCTATTGACGGAGCTTTCAACCATTTGGCAAAAGTCGCTTTGCAGATTAGAGTTTGAGAGCGAGAATTGGTCCTGGAGACTGTCAGCTAGGGCTTCCGCTTTATCGGCGGTGGAGTAGACAAAATTATCTCCAACTTTGATCCTGTCGATCCTATTGCCGTTGCTTCtgaagatttttgacagtttccagaaaccgttatgtccgtcttctagcgctctgagtttggtatcccagttgtcgtttcgtagttgccacaaggcgtTTTTAACGTCTTGTTGAAGTCTGTTCATTCGCTGTTTGAGGATTGGGTCCTTGTTTCTTTGGAATGCCTTCCTAGCTCTATTCTTAAGGCGAATAAGATCGCGAATGTCGGGTGGTAAAGCTTGCGGGTGCAGGGGAGAGTGGGGAGTGGTGGTGGTGCTGGCTTCTAGGGCTGACTGTATTTCGTCAGTGAGTACGTTAATAGCCGAGTCTATCTCTTGGGTGGTGTGAATCGAGTGGGGGTAAGTGACGGTGTGATGAAGGAGAGTTGAGAATTTCTCCCAAGATATGGTACTTCGGAGGATGGGGTTTATAGTTACGGGGGTGTTGGTGAGTTCTAGTATGACCGGGTGATGGTCGGAAGAGAGATCATTTACTACAGTCAAGGACTGCGCACCTGGAAAATTTTGAGTAAGAACGATGTCTAAGATATCAGGTCTACCTTTGAAGTTAATGGGGATTCTTGTGGGTTCATCTGGGGCCGTGACGGAGACTTTTGGGTTTGAGAGTTGGGAATAACTAAGGAGAATTTTCCCATTATTGTTAGTGGCTCGACTGTTCCATCTGGAATGTTTGGCGTTAAGGTCGCCTGCGGCAATGGTGGCTTTGTTGGTGTTGAATATGTTGTCTAAGTCGGTGGTGACTAAGTGTTGATTTGGAGGGTTGTAGACTGCGTGGAGGATGAGTGGGGTGCCGGTGTTGGTCCAAACTTCTACCGACGTCAGTTCTATTCCTGTGGTGATCGGCCGCGGGGCCAAGTTGTGTTGGATCGTGTGTTTGATGAATATGGCAGTGCCGCCGGCGGCTTTGCCTATTCTGTCGTTTCTGTATGTAGTGTAGTTTGAGAAGTGTAGTCTATTACCGGGTTTGAGCCAAGTTTCGTTTACTAGTGCGATATCAATGGAGTGTTGGAGCAGAAATTGCTCGAATTCGACACGCTTGCAGAGTATGCTGCAAGCGTTCCAGTAAACGATCTTGAGGTAACAAGTCATTTTTTCTGTCGGGTGAGCATGATCAGGATGGCATTTATCGACTCAATGGACTGTTCGATTTTGCTCATCCGATTTGAAAGGTCTTGGTTTTGGTTTGGGTTCCAGCTGGTGTTGATGTTGGTTTGTTGGGTGGGTGGGGTTAGGGGAGGGAAATTTGTGTCTAACTCGACTTCCGAAGAAAAGGGCGCTCcttttatagctgagaaagtagcggtactttctcccactccccagcatccgagggcgggggtagtttTCCCCCCACTCCCtcggctgcgggggcgtacgttacaccagtaataattcatttagaatattgtactttagaaaaatgccaaattcactatttatttaatgtaataattaaacaCTAGGAAAACTTTCCTGCAGTTCTCACCaacacaatttatttttatttattaaaatatatttttttttaattaattaatttatttttaactccgcCAGTGGGGTTGGGAAACTTTGTTAACCACTTTACTGCCGGTCCCAAGCCCGGAAAAAGGAGGAGGGAAAAtctgttttcaattattttttcaagggGCGCCTAGAGGAAAATTGCCTGAGGGCGCCAGCCATAGTGTGTAAGACCTGCACTGGCTAGacagtagggatcccaaatgttcgtcgacttcaactattcgaatatcgaatagtaaatcaagagctattcgaaaattgcaaaaaaaaaaaaggtaattacatatgtaccaagcataaatttgaatgaatgatCTTATCATAgatgccattgaattccacctcgtttttacagccaataataatttcaattttttattttatatatcgtattattttcattttcatattttcattattgcgtattcattcttttcatattgattttgtgaatttagttgataaataaatatatacacgaataatattcgaatagttgataaaatattcgaataacgaatggctgaaaaatcagacgaacaattcgaatactcgaatattcgattgggatccctactagACAGCATCAACCCTTCACTCTGGATGATTGGAATCCATCTGTTATCTGTTAACATCTGTTACCATCTGAATCCATCTGgacgatctttgccttccgatatttgcgttttctgtcgtttaacattctgtctcgtcacgtagacccgaagAATATATTCAACACGATTATTCTTCACGTGAAAAGATTTGCGACCAAATTTcatgtccatacatacatatataagcaatGAACAATAATTGCAGTATCtggtatgtaactacatattaaatttacaatttcaaataatcgatttaagatacatacatagtacatagtacTATGGAATGTATTTGATCAGTTGAAACGCATCCCCaaatgttaattatttttcaccattattACCCGTGAACAAGTAAAGAAATTTATAGATAAAACAGCCCAttcaagtttaatttttttattttatattgttataaaatgTGCATTCTCAAGATGCAAACAATAATTTGGCATTATTGCAAATCGATTCAGCATATCTGTGTGGGCAATGATTTTTTAAAGCATTGCACCTAGAAAGTAAATTGAAATTGCAGTAGTGAAAATAAATAGACCgaatagatatttaaaaaaaagttggtgGCCCTGAAAAGGGCCGTTGGATATGCGAATAGTCGGAAAGTCCGTTATCGATTGAAGTTCGTTGTCTATGCCTTCTTTTCGGTCTTCTTGGGCAACAAGACGGCTTGGATGTTGGGCAGGACGCCTCCTTGAGCGATGGTCACTCCAGAGAGCAATTTGTTCAATTCTTCGTCGTTGCGGATGGCCAGTTGGAGATGGCGGGGAATGATTCTGGTCTTCTTGTTGTCGCGAGCGGCGTTTCCGGCCAACTCGAGGACTTCAGCGGCCAAATATTCCATGACGGCGGCCAAGTAGACGGGGGCTCCGGCTCCCACGCGCTCCGCGTAATTGCCTTTCCTCAGCAGACGATGGATCCTGCCCACGGGGAACTGCAGACCAGCTCGGCTGGAGCGCGACTTTGCCTTTCCCTTCACCTTGCCTCCTTTACCACGGCCGGACATGACGAGTTGGAGTTGTGTGTAGCGACGGAGTGAAAGCGAGCACGGTGCGGGCTGGCGCACGGTGCGAGAGACGGCGAGCGAATGACAAAAATTTGTTTCGACCTGTATTTATGAACACGACCACGACGTTCATGCGGTTGCGCAAACAGACACATCTGCCGTCGACGCGGAGGGGTGAAGTAACCAGAAGGAAATTTTAGCAGTTTGAAATTCATTCTGAAGCGTTCACTCGTGTCGACAGCGTCCCTTTGGATCACTGCGATACACGATGCCACCGAAGGGGAGTGGAAAAGCCGCGAAGAAATCTGGAGGCAAGGCCCAGAAGAATATCTCCAAGGGGGATGGAAAGAAGAAGAACAAGCGCAGGAGGAAGGAGAGTTACGCCATCTACATCTACAAGGTGTTGAAGCAGGTGCACCCCGACACCGGCATCTCGTCGAAGGCGATGAGCATCATGAACAGCTTCGTCAACGACATCTTCGAGCGCATCGCAGCCGAGGCTTCTCGTCTCGCCCACTACAACAAGCGCTCCACCATCACTTCTCGCGAAATCCAGACTGCAGTCCGTCTCCTGCTTCCAGGAGAGTTGGCCAAGCACGCCGTCTCTGAAGGCACCAAAGCTGTCACCAAGTACACCAGCTCCAAGTAGACGCCAACATTCTAACGTTGAAGAACATCAAAAGGCCCTTTTCAGGGCCACCAATACTCTTTACAAACaaaaatttggtttaaaatgaACAATTTCATCATTTgcacattgatattttttactgtaattattGGTGTAAAATAGCGATATTATTAATCCCAACTACctacttttttatttgttattgtaCTTCATTTTTTCACacctgctatttttttttaattataatgccTACTCAGCTTAGTGCGTTTTTATAAagctttttcatttttaagtaGTTTCACAATCGCTTCTCACAATCCTACCTTTTTTTTCTACACAAGTGGTGTTATCTTTTTCTACCTGACTAATGTATATATTGTGGTCAACTCGATAattcaattgaataataaaccactgcaattatttaaatgtacTTCAGTTTCAGAGGTCCCCTTGCGAATCATCAATTCCGTTTCTATACGGCTCGTCGTCCTGgtactatatacataaaaaaatggttaattatttgaattgaataaaatacatattatttggctgtaataaataataattaatcaacaaATTAGAAATTTTCGAGAGTTCATTTAATGAGAATTTGTAAAAACCATGCCCATCACAGtttctttttttcatattcaggAAGTTACATCTAAATtcttataatactaatatttgaaTCCTTTTTATTAAGTTAAAAAGACAAATAAAAGTTTGCGAAACAAACTAATGCCCCCAgtaaatgcatataaatatgtatagcatGTACAAATTCCATATCATATCATTACAGATGACGAAATGCTACTAATAACGTGAGTCTTTATCGATTTAcatctgtatatattatatgaagcgCTATTTATTGCAATGATTTCAGACGAAACCGattcaattacactgttcgacacgaaaaatggttcagagacgagatatgacttttcttatagatctataaaTATGTTGAtcggctcgagattcggagatatgtgttttttttaaatcgcgcattttttctttatcttagtgttgttcggtcgatgtctcaaaatctgtcaatttcctgttcaaaatgaatattgcaatctatagtcgagtattttatctttcaattgtagtacttttcagctttcaaatctctctaagtagtcatccagttcaaatcaaaagtcaaaagtacgtattttttccCACTTAACCATTtcagccaatcaacattttttattaccagattcgtgttcactggccataaatctataagaaaagtcttatctcgtctctgaaccaaaaaaaaagtcgtcatttgtcgaacagtgttattaaacaGTCTGGTCGCCCTGAAAAGGTTCATTTTGTAATTGaagcagagaaatgtaatattaaaatttctctGAATTGAAGCCTGTTAATACACTGATATGCGTCCGGTTTGTTTCGGTGTCCGTttagtgtatataaaaattaatttaactaCAAATTAAAAGTAGTTTAATTTTCATTCTTTGCATATATAGAttattatatgattatatttcaACATATCTATGCTGACACATATGTCAGCATACGATGCAAAAGAAATGGTTCAATGGGTATTCTAATTCCACTCCAAAAACTGACATAACACTGAATTACCGCCAAATATGTACCAGCTCTTAGGTTAAGTGCAGTTGTTTTTCGCACAGAAAATGGTTCTCTACTgctaatttattagaaaaaccatgcttgTTTTAAAGACTAATGGAGCAGTTTATTGTGTTTACAAAAACATCCGCCCTATACAttgatgtattatacatcaatggccctatattaataattatgcacTTATTTCGTTTTTTAAATATCCTTTAAAGTTACATCCGGCGACACTTTTGGTTTTTAGCGATAGATTTTAtgaacatttaatatttaatatagtacatatgtatttacatcattattataagataatttaatgaaaaaaataatttaaaacggaAATTGTGTGATACCATTGTAAAAGTAATGGTTCTAATAAAACCGAAATTGTtttaatctaaatatgtatgtacatgaaactGTTACTATTTCGgcgtaattatataataaatcataacATTTTTTAACTTTTCAGTTCGCGTtgagaatgattttttttaattaaaaaaaaatttacttgatTTGATTTAATTACCCCCCGTTACCACGCTGCAAAATCCAAGAATACTAATTTAACTGCGCAGCAGTGGAAGTCATATAAAGTCAAATATCATTATAACAAagatattttgcatttattgcTTATTTATAATACCTTGTCATTGACTTAGCTCTTTGATGATTGTCAAAATATTAACCAAGTTTATGTAAAGAGGTTGGTAGCCCTGAAAAGGGCTTTTTAGATTGAGTTTTACGTCAATTGGCGTTGGTCGTAGTAATGCGAGATTACTTCTTAGCGGCCGTCCTCTTGATGGCCTTGCTCTTGGCGGCGATTCCGGCCTTCTTGGGTTTGGGCGCTTTGGGCTTCTTTGTCGGGGGCTTCGTGGTGGTCTTGGCCTTAGTGGGGGTTTTAGACTTGGCGGCCTTCTTAGCCGGAGAAGCGGCGGCAGTCGTTTTCTTGGCAGCGGCTTTCTTGGGCTTGGCTGCTGCGGCTGTAGTTTTCTTAGCTGCGGCGGGTTTGCGCTTCTGCACGCGTCCGGCTGCCTTGGCGGGGCTCTTAGCGGCGGCTGCGACTTTCTTGGGGGCGGCTTTGGTCTTCTTAGCGGCGGGGGCGCCCTTCGCTTTGGCCTCCAGTTTGAAACTTCCAGCAGCGCCTTTGCCTTTGGTGCGAACCAGAGCGCCAGAGTCGACCGCGCCCTTCAGGTACTTTCTGATGAAGGGAGCCAGCTTGTCCGTGTCCACCTTGTAATTGGCCGAGATGAACTTCTTGATGGCCTGGAGTGAGGATCCACCCCTTTCCTTGAGATCCGAGATAGCGTTGTTGACCATTTCCGAGGTCTTGGGATGAGTGGGCTTCTTCTGAGGCTTCTTGGCGGCGGCTGCGGCTTTGGACTTCTTGGCCGGAGTCACCGGGGCGGGAGAGGCTGCGACTGGAGATGCGGTGTCTGCCATTTTAGTTGTTTCCAGTTTGAGGATTGAAGACAGAGTTTGAGAGCGAGCGTTTCGAGCTGAGACGCGAGTGAATTTCGTCGTTGCACGATCCGGGCATTGAGCGCTCGACGGAGCTCGCCGAAATTACGCGATCGCCCTGTTCAGATTCTTCATCAAATCGTTCTCATTTCTACTTCGCTTCGTCCCAAAATTGCCAATTTTCTAAAAAACTGTTTAATTTAATCAGCATATATAAAGCGGTATTCATAAACGTGGATTTCATCTTCCTGAATATTAATACTGCAACGGGAAACATATTTTTATGCGCAATTAGTGACCGTTTCAATTTGGGAATGCAATCTATTCGTTACGGGAAGTGTCAttaaaagtgaaataaaaacCTAATTAATAAACTTACAATCTATGTCACTATTTCATTAAATTCTCAAATACTCAATCAACCatttcaaaaagatttcaacaaTGCAAGTATTCAAATAACGTATTAGGACATCATTGAAACGACCAATCGTAACACACGGAACAGTTACATCGGTCTTTAATACTTGACGcttattgttttcattatttattgaaatatcttTATATGgaaattatctttaaaatttatttatcactGTTATagaatgtttaaatttattcaatttaattttctttttattagaCTTTAAGTAGGTTTTCTGACAACGTTCGCCAGTATGATGAATGTATTCAACGTCACATGTTCCCGGCTAAAGAAGAACGAAAACATTGCTTATTAACTTAAATATCAATACATAGAAATCCAaacaatatttgattaaaaatatataaaaagaatcactgaacatttcaattttttattgatttttgtttgtttatataaacATTTGCAATTGATATTCTTAgtaaattattatgaatattcatatatattcatGTGTTAAGTTCATTATATATGCAATtagattgaaatattattttttctataattatataataacattCCATTGAAAATCTAAATAacagtttaaatatatatgtactttttaaataagatgtaacgtacgcccccgcagccgaaggagtgggggggaaactacccccgccctcggatgctggggagtgggagaaagtaccgctactttctcagctataaaagaagcgccctttccttcggaagtcgagtcggaccacagctttctctgagaactgtcgtttcctttagactcccatctctgctggtctttccctgttcagtcaaagccacccacttcaccccacgttacactggtgtcagaagtgtttGACCTGAGCCGCAAAAGGAATACACCACGCAAAGATGCCCCCAAAAAGGAGACAGGCATCTCCTCACCAGTTGGACGATCCATCACGTGTGGAACGTCTGGAGGAGCAGATGGCGCGACTCGTCGCGCTTCTCGAGAGGGACACCACAACACGCACGCCAGCGATTCCGGCAAGCCCTTCAACGAGGGTCCCAGCGGTTCCGGCGAGCACACTGAGTCCCTCGTCATCAGTATGCAGAAACGACGCTACTCCACGACCTGTCACCGACCCCATGCTAGGAAGCACCATCCACAAGCAACCGACCGAGCTTCCTGTTTTCGACGGAACGGGCGACGTAGAACGATTCATCCGCGAATTTGAAATCGTGTCACGAGCCCTACGCTGCGAACCGACGGCAAACTCACTCATTCTCGCTCTACGAGGTCAAGCGAGAATATTCCTCATCGACGAAGTACCGAAAGAAGCGTACGAAGCGTACGAGGAGCTGAGGGAGAGGCTGGTGAAGCGCTTCAAATCTTCGCCACACCCGTACGACGCATTCCGTGACCTAATTTCCCCGTCGATCCGCAACAACGACGACATAGAAGCTCGGTTCGCGGACATCCGTCGAAAAAGGATGGAGGCCTTTCCAGAGCCTATCCCGTTGGACGTCCTGGACAAGATACTCCTCATATTGTCGTTTCACGACGAGGATATCCGCGCTGCCGTCTTCACCGCAGATCCGAAGACCCCACTGCAGGAGCTGTTACGGCTCGCAAAACACGCGAGGGATGCGAAACGGCTGAGGAGTCAAGGGAGGGGGGCGGCCAACAGACCAGCCCAAGACCACCAGCCTCACTTCAATACCGCAGCTCGAAACGCCAGCAGACCTCCCTGGCAAGCGGAGGGCCGTAACGGCAACAGACCGCCCTGGCAAGGGCAAAGGAACTGCCGAAACTGCGGAAGCCCACAATGTCGCGGGCGGAACTGTCCGAAGGTACGGGCAGTCGAGAACGCCTCCGACGAGGAAGAGGTGCGATCCCAGTCGGGAAAAGAATAATGGTCAGTTCCACACGGGCAGGACTGATCATCGAAAATGAAGAAAAGCCCGTCCCAGTGTTAGGGAGCGTCGGCGACTCACCTTTCGTATTGGACACCGAAGGCGAGATCGGAGGAGTACCATGTAGGGTACTGTTGGATACCGGGGCAAGCGTCTCCGTTATCTCCAGCAAACTGTTCGCCAAAATTCCCCGCGAACATAGAAAAAGGGTGAACGACAAAAGGGAAAGAATACGAGTCGCAGACGGTCGACACGTAGCGATCTACGTATGGGCCGAGACTACGTTGGCAATTAAAGGCACACAAGCGAGATGGAAATTTGCCGTCACTGATTTCTCCTCAGAGGTCATCATGGGGATGGATCTCCTGCGCCACCTCAATACGATCGTCGAACTGGGAGGAACCACGACAAGGGTCACTTTCCGGAACGAAATTGCGCCCCATCGACCAGTAAGTTCAGTCCATTCGTGTCAGGAAATAAAAAGACACGAACTGAACGGAAAGCGACAAGACGACCTGCCCCGCCAACTGGACGCTGCTATCATCGACCTACCACCTGGAAAACGGTCGACGATCGTCAACTCCCTCCTCCAGCATCGACAAGCCTTCGCCCAAAGCGAACGGGACTTAAGCCAAGTCCATAAAGGGAGCCATCGAATAAATAGCGGCGACGCCGCCCCCATCAAACAGGCCCATCGCAGAATACCGCTGCACAAGAAGACAGAGGTACGGTCCCTCATCAACGACTTGCTGACAAGACAAATCATCGAACCAGCAGCCGGTCCCTGGGCCTCCCCCATcgtattggtcacgaaaaagacCGGCGAGTTGCGCCTCTGCGTTGACTATCGTCGGTTAAACGCCGTGACAACGAAAGATTCGTTCCCGATGCCACGAATGGACGACGTTCTGGACAGACTCGCGGGTGCCAAATTTTTCTCGACGTTGGACCTGCAGAGTGGTTTTTGGCAAGTCCCAGTCGAAGAGAAAGACCGACCAAAAACCGCCTTTACCACTGAATTTGGTCTGTTCCAATTCCGTGTCATGCCTTTCGGCCTCTGCAACGCGCCTGCCACATTCTCCCGGCTAATGGAAGACATTCTCGGCGACCTGACCGGATCAACCTTGGTATATCTCGACGACATCATCATATATAGTCCGACCCCAGAGGCCCACTTGGAACACATCCAGACGGTCCTCAAACGCCTACTTGCGGTCGGACTCAAAATAAATACGCGGAAGTGCCAGCTGTTTAGGAATGAGGTCTGCTTCCTTGGCCATAAAATCAGCTCCCACGGCGTCTGCACGGATCCAGAGAAGACAAAAGCCGTGAGAGAGTGGCCCACCCCCAAATCGAAGGCACAACTCCGCAGCTTCTTAGGCCTCTGCACCTATTACCGGAGGTTTGTGCAAGGGTTTGCGCAAACGGCGAAACCACTGCATCGTCTCACGGAGGAGAAAACAGTCTTCACGTGGGACCAAGACTGTGAGCATGCCTTCAATGCCCTCAAAAACGCTCTGACAAATGCGGAAACAATGGCATTCCCCCGACCCGAGGGAATCTATATTCTGGACGCGGATGCCAGTCAACATGCCATCGGAGCCGTGCTCTCCCAAGTTCAAGACGGCGAGGAGAAGGTGATCGGGTACTATAGTCGCACCTTGAAGGCACCGGAACGGAACTACTGCGTCACCCGGAAAGAGCTGCTCGCCATCGTCGACGCAGTAGagcacttccaccactacctgtACGGAAGCCCCTTCACACTCCGAACCGATCACGCCGCACTGACGTGGCTCCGCAGCTTCAGAAAACCTGAAGGTCAATGGGCCCGCTGGTTGCAACGACTGGGACAGTACCACATGGACGTACAGCATCGAGCAGGGAAGAAACACGGCAACGCCGACGCCCTCTCTAGACGTCCATGTGACCCAGACTGCCCGAAATGCGCGAAAATAGAGAGTGAGCAAATAGCACCCGAAGCTAAACTCGTCACTCTAGGGAACCCACAAAGTCCCCAGGCCACCGACTCCACAATCTCACGCTTCATCGCCTGGAAAGAGTCCGGGAGACGACCACTGTGGGAAGAAGTTTCGGCAGAAGAACCCGAAGTTCGGATTCTATGGGCCCAGTGGGACGCACTAACTGTCGACCAGGGTCAGCTCTTCCGGCGATGGGAAAGCCCAAACGGCGAGCGTCAGATCCTGCAATTGGTCATTCCCGAGAGCCACACAAATGAAATCCTATGGGAGATGCACAGTTCCCCGACTGGCGGACACTTCGGCGTCAATAAAACGCTAAAGAATGTCCGCCGCCGATACTACTGGCCAACATGCCGCCCCGACGTTATAAAATGGTGCGAAAAATGCCCCAGGTGTGCAGCGCAAAACGGACCACATACGAGGAACAGGGCGGCCATGCGGCAATACGTGTCAGGGGCACCGATGGACCGAATGGCGATCGACATATTGGGACCACTACCGGTTACCAATAGGGGGAACCGTTACGTGCTAGTGGCCGCTGATTACTTCACAAAGTGGCCAGAAGCCATTCCCTTACCGGACCAAGAGGCGGAAACGGTAGCGGAAGCCCTAGTAACCCATGTCTTCGCCAAACTGGGCACACCTCGAGAACTGCACTCCGATCAAGGCCGTAATTTTGAAGCCCGAGTCTTTGCCGAAACGCTGGATAAATTGGGCATCTGCAAAACTCGGACGACCCCTTACCACCCTCAGTCGGACGGGATGATCGAGAGGTTAAACCGCACTCTACTTGGATACCTCCGGAAATTCCTGTCCTACTACGACGAGGAGGCAGAACGAGACTGGGACACGATGCTGTCCCCGTTCCTCATGGCTTACCGCTCAACCCCACACGACGCGACAGGAGAGTCGCCAGCCCTGATGATGTTCGGCAGGGAAATGCGCCTTCCGCCCCAACTTATTTACGGCGGACCCCCGGACAGTATACCCGAGCAATCAGCCCACAAATACGTCCAAAATCTCATAGAAGGGATGGCGGAAACGCACAAATTCGCTCGGAAACACCTCCAGAAGACGCATAAAAGAATGAAAGCGGCTTACGACGGGAGGATCTGGGAACCACGATACGAAGAGGGCGATCGCGTTTGGTTGCACAACCCAGCCAAGAAGCCCGGTCGCACCCTTAAACTCCAGCCCCCTTGGGAAGGTCCGTTCCGGATTATTAAGAGGATCAGCGACGTGGTCTATCGGATCCGCCGGGAAACAGGGAACTCCCGGTATCTGGTGGTGCACGTCAACAGATTAGCGCGATACCTCGCAACACCGGATCcgatctaaaattaaaaccccgtattgtatttccttgtatttgtttatttattgtatttccttgtatttgtttgtatatgCTTTTGTACATTAATAAATCGCTCGAGACGACCGATCCTGAAGGAGAGGGCagtgtaacgtacgcccccgcagccgaaggagtgggggggaaactacccccgccctcggatgctggggagtgggagaaagtaccgctactttctcagctataaaagaagcgccctttccttcggaagtcgagtcggaccacagctttctctgagaactgtcgtttccttta
This window contains:
- the LOC143909056 gene encoding histone H2A-like: MSGRGKGGKVKGKAKSRSSRAGLQFPVGRIHRLLRKGNYAERVGAGAPVYLAAVMEYLAAEVLELAGNAARDNKKTRIIPRHLQLAIRNDEELNKLLSGVTIAQGGVLPNIQAVLLPKKTEKKA
- the LOC143909480 gene encoding histone H2B-like — protein: MPPKGSGKAAKKSGGKAQKNISKGDGKKKNKRRRKESYAIYIYKVLKQVHPDTGISSKAMSIMNSFVNDIFERIAAEASRLAHYNKRSTITSREIQTAVRLLLPGELAKHAVSEGTKAVTKYTSSK
- the LOC143909323 gene encoding histone H1-like → MADTASPVAASPAPVTPAKKSKAAAAAKKPQKKPTHPKTSEMVNNAISDLKERGGSSLQAIKKFISANYKVDTDKLAPFIRKYLKGAVDSGALVRTKGKGAAGSFKLEAKAKGAPAAKKTKAAPKKVAAAAKSPAKAAGRVQKRKPAAAKKTTAAAAKPKKAAAKKTTAAASPAKKAAKSKTPTKAKTTTKPPTKKPKAPKPKKAGIAAKSKAIKRTAAKK